One stretch of Micromonospora echinospora DNA includes these proteins:
- a CDS encoding PLP-dependent aminotransferase family protein: protein MTAEQLISFARGAPSLDIVDVEGLKAAAVRAFDADPAGVTAYGTSVGYPPLRKWIAEKHGVEADQVLITNGSLQADAFLFDHLVRRGDAVVVERPTYDRTLLNLQQMGGEVHGVTIQPDGLDTAELRKLLESGVRPRLAHVIPNYQNPAGVTLSLEKRRELLDLAAEYGFTIFEDDPYADIRFRGEPLPSMLSMDTRGVVVHASSFTKTVCPGVRVGYLVGPAELIATIAKRATNLYISPGMVAQAIVHQFCVSGAIEQSIRTVRTALGERSAVLAESLRRHIPEARFVEPDGGYFLWIELPEDVEVDRLAPAAAERGVAVVKGSDFMVDGGRHALRLAYSAVTADRIDEGVRRLAEAMAAVRG, encoded by the coding sequence ATGACCGCCGAGCAGCTGATCTCGTTCGCCCGTGGCGCGCCTTCGCTGGACATCGTCGATGTCGAAGGGCTCAAGGCCGCCGCTGTCCGCGCCTTCGACGCCGACCCCGCCGGGGTCACCGCGTACGGCACCTCCGTCGGCTACCCGCCCCTGCGGAAGTGGATCGCCGAGAAGCACGGGGTCGAGGCCGATCAGGTGCTGATCACCAACGGCTCGCTGCAGGCCGACGCGTTTCTCTTCGACCACCTGGTCCGCCGGGGTGACGCGGTGGTGGTCGAGCGCCCGACGTACGACCGCACGCTGCTGAACCTCCAGCAGATGGGCGGCGAGGTGCACGGCGTGACGATCCAGCCGGACGGCCTGGACACCGCCGAGCTGCGCAAGCTGCTGGAGTCCGGGGTACGGCCGCGCCTGGCGCACGTGATCCCCAACTACCAGAACCCGGCCGGCGTGACCCTCTCCCTGGAGAAGCGCCGTGAGCTGCTCGACCTGGCCGCCGAGTACGGGTTCACGATCTTCGAGGACGACCCGTACGCGGACATCCGGTTCCGGGGCGAGCCGTTGCCGTCGATGCTGTCGATGGACACCCGGGGCGTGGTGGTACACGCGTCCAGCTTCACCAAGACGGTCTGCCCGGGCGTGCGCGTCGGCTATCTGGTCGGCCCGGCCGAGCTGATCGCGACGATCGCGAAGCGCGCCACCAACCTCTACATCTCGCCCGGCATGGTGGCCCAGGCGATCGTGCACCAGTTCTGCGTCTCCGGCGCCATCGAGCAGTCGATCCGGACGGTCCGTACGGCGCTCGGCGAGCGGTCGGCGGTGCTGGCCGAGTCGCTGCGCCGGCACATCCCGGAGGCCCGGTTCGTGGAGCCGGACGGCGGCTACTTCCTCTGGATCGAGCTGCCGGAGGACGTGGAGGTGGACCGGCTCGCGCCGGCTGCCGCCGAGCGCGGCGTGGCGGTGGTGAAGGGCAGCGACTTCATGGTCGACGGCGGCCGGCACGCGCTGCGGCTGGCGTACTCGGCTGTCACCGCGGACCGGATCGACGAGGGCGTCCGGCGGCTCGCGGAGGCGATGGCCGCCGTTCGCGGCTGA
- a CDS encoding 3'(2'),5'-bisphosphate nucleotidase CysQ — MGLVTEDEAGRLDDQRFAQWLAAEAGVALTALRDRQGFADPKALKDAGDRASHELMTAALARLRPADAVLSEEEADARRAWADGERAPRHEADRVWIIDPLDGTREFSEEGRDDWAVHVALWQRSAAPDGALVAGAVGMPARTTVDGTPLVLGTTCPPPKPSDGPIRIAVSRSRPPAFVGELVEMLGATAVPMGSAGVKVCAVVTGEVDAYVHAGGQYEWDSAAPVAVALGAGMHASRIDGSPLRYNRADPRLPDLLVCRPELADQLLDAIARTGVEMPASTVTDTHGQAFG, encoded by the coding sequence ATGGGGCTCGTGACCGAGGACGAGGCGGGACGGCTCGACGACCAGCGGTTCGCGCAGTGGCTGGCGGCCGAGGCCGGCGTGGCGCTCACCGCGCTGCGGGACCGGCAGGGCTTCGCCGACCCGAAGGCGCTCAAGGACGCCGGGGACCGCGCGTCGCACGAGCTGATGACGGCGGCGCTGGCCCGGCTGCGGCCGGCCGACGCGGTGCTCTCCGAGGAGGAGGCCGACGCCCGCCGCGCGTGGGCGGACGGCGAGCGCGCGCCCCGGCACGAGGCGGACCGGGTCTGGATCATCGACCCGCTGGACGGCACCCGCGAGTTCTCCGAGGAGGGCCGGGACGACTGGGCGGTGCACGTGGCGCTCTGGCAGCGTTCCGCCGCGCCCGACGGCGCCCTGGTCGCCGGGGCGGTCGGCATGCCGGCGCGGACCACCGTGGACGGTACGCCGCTCGTGCTCGGCACCACCTGCCCGCCACCGAAGCCGTCCGACGGGCCGATCCGGATCGCGGTGAGCCGCAGCCGTCCGCCCGCGTTCGTGGGCGAGCTGGTCGAGATGCTCGGCGCGACCGCCGTACCGATGGGCTCGGCCGGTGTGAAGGTCTGCGCGGTGGTGACCGGCGAGGTCGACGCGTACGTCCACGCGGGCGGCCAGTACGAATGGGACAGTGCCGCCCCGGTCGCCGTGGCGCTCGGCGCGGGCATGCACGCGTCCCGGATCGACGGTTCGCCGCTGCGCTACAACCGCGCCGACCCGCGCCTGCCCGATCTGCTCGTCTGCCGGCCGGAACTGGCCGACCAGTTGCTCGACGCGATCGCCCGGACCGGGGTCGAGATGCCCGCTTCGACCGTCACCGACACCCATGGTCAGGCGTTCGGTTGA
- a CDS encoding glycosyltransferase family 2 protein, whose translation MSGPTISVVVPTRDRPELLRAALDAILSQAHPGLIEAIVVYDQSEPDRSLETDRGDRRVRVITNTRTAGLAGARNTGIEAAVGDWVAFCDDDDEWLPGKLAAQFGALDAHPDGALVSCGIRVSYDDRTVDRSLDRARISLEALLRDRLTELHPSTFLIRRAALLDAIGLVDEQIPGSYAEDYEFLLRAARYAPLVNVESPYVLVRWHKRSYFAQRWETISTALQWLLRRYPEFATVPHGEARVAGQIAFAQAAMGNRRDAVRWARRTLARNPKEPRAYLALAVASRAVQADRVLRTLHKRGRGI comes from the coding sequence ATGAGTGGGCCGACCATCTCGGTCGTCGTACCGACGCGAGACCGTCCGGAGCTGCTGCGTGCGGCGCTCGACGCGATCCTCAGCCAGGCGCATCCGGGCCTGATCGAGGCGATAGTGGTGTACGACCAGTCCGAGCCGGACCGGTCGCTGGAGACCGACCGGGGTGACCGCCGGGTCCGGGTGATCACGAACACCCGTACCGCCGGGCTGGCCGGCGCGCGCAACACCGGCATCGAGGCGGCCGTCGGCGACTGGGTGGCGTTCTGCGACGACGACGACGAGTGGCTGCCCGGCAAGCTCGCCGCCCAGTTCGGGGCGCTCGACGCGCACCCGGACGGCGCGCTGGTGAGCTGCGGCATCCGGGTCAGCTACGACGACCGTACGGTGGACCGCTCGCTGGACCGGGCGCGGATCTCGCTGGAGGCGCTGCTGCGCGACCGGCTCACCGAGCTGCACCCGTCCACGTTCCTGATCCGCCGGGCCGCGCTGCTCGACGCGATCGGCCTGGTCGACGAGCAGATCCCGGGCAGCTACGCGGAGGACTACGAGTTCCTGCTGCGCGCCGCCCGGTACGCCCCGCTGGTGAACGTGGAGAGCCCGTACGTGCTGGTCCGCTGGCACAAGCGGTCCTACTTCGCGCAGCGCTGGGAGACCATCTCGACCGCGTTGCAGTGGCTGCTGCGCCGCTACCCGGAGTTCGCCACCGTGCCGCACGGCGAGGCGCGGGTGGCCGGGCAGATCGCGTTCGCGCAGGCTGCCATGGGCAACCGGCGGGACGCGGTCCGCTGGGCGCGGCGCACGCTGGCCCGCAACCCGAAGGAGCCGCGCGCCTACCTGGCGCTGGCGGTGGCGAGCCGGGCGGTGCAGGCCGACCGGGTGCTGCGCACGCTGCACAAGCGCGGCCGGGGCATCTGA
- a CDS encoding sulfotransferase family protein: protein MSGPDPAPPRVLFVGGLGRSGSTLLELLLAQSGDVCAVGEVVHLWERALGADERCGCGERFTACPFWRQVGDLAFGGWDAVDRDDVLALKDRVDRTRHIPRLAKEALPPEQLADVRRYADLYTRIYRAALAVTGARVVVDSSKHASLAFALRWAEGLDLRVLHLVRDSRAVAYSWGKQVRRPEVVDGEDFMPTFSPFEVSKLWTAQNAAFHLLASRAKVLRLRYEDFTADPAGTVRRVRDFAGLPDDPAALRILSAEAADVASEPAAPFRAHSVAGNPLRFSGGPLTVRRDEAWRDRLPRRSRAVVSLATLPLRVRYGYLGQRGSDESVERA from the coding sequence ATGAGCGGCCCGGACCCGGCACCGCCGCGGGTCCTCTTCGTCGGCGGCCTCGGCCGCAGCGGCTCCACGCTGCTGGAGCTGCTGCTTGCGCAGAGTGGCGACGTGTGCGCCGTCGGTGAGGTCGTGCACCTGTGGGAGCGGGCGCTCGGGGCCGACGAGCGGTGCGGCTGCGGTGAGCGGTTCACCGCCTGCCCGTTCTGGCGGCAGGTCGGCGACCTGGCGTTCGGCGGCTGGGACGCCGTCGACCGGGACGACGTGCTGGCGCTCAAGGACCGGGTCGACCGGACCCGGCACATCCCCCGGCTCGCCAAGGAGGCGCTCCCGCCGGAGCAGCTCGCCGACGTGCGCCGCTACGCCGACCTGTACACCCGGATCTACCGGGCCGCGCTCGCGGTGACCGGCGCCCGGGTGGTGGTCGACTCCAGCAAGCACGCATCGCTCGCGTTCGCGTTGCGCTGGGCCGAAGGGCTCGACCTGCGGGTGCTGCACCTGGTCCGGGACAGCCGGGCGGTGGCGTACTCGTGGGGCAAGCAGGTGCGCCGTCCCGAGGTGGTCGACGGCGAGGACTTCATGCCGACCTTCTCGCCGTTCGAGGTGAGCAAGCTGTGGACCGCGCAGAACGCGGCGTTCCACCTGCTCGCCTCCCGGGCGAAGGTGCTGCGGCTGCGGTACGAGGACTTCACCGCCGACCCGGCCGGCACCGTACGCCGGGTGCGGGACTTCGCCGGCCTGCCGGACGACCCGGCCGCGCTGCGGATCCTCTCGGCGGAAGCGGCCGACGTGGCGAGCGAGCCGGCCGCGCCGTTCCGCGCGCACAGCGTCGCCGGCAACCCGTTGCGGTTCAGCGGCGGGCCGTTGACAGTGCGCCGCGACGAGGCATGGCGGGACCGCCTGCCGCGACGCAGTCGTGCCGTGGTCAGCCTGGCCACGCTTCCCCTGCGGGTCCGCTACGGCTATCTGGGCCAGCGGGGATCCGACGAGTCCGTGGAGAGAGCATGA
- a CDS encoding glycosyltransferase, producing the protein MAHIPQQRDRRSRPFVLVVVGTDVHRFDRLVGWLERWHAARPEVRLVLQYGHSRTPALPEATPFLGHEELQRAMAESTLVVSHGGPATITEARRTGHLPIVVPRDPAHDEHVDNHQQLFSRRLGAAGMVRLCESEAELVAALDEGLADPERFVLAADPGRPDPRAEAVARVGAVIDGLVASRVRQRTVGRRG; encoded by the coding sequence ATGGCGCACATTCCGCAGCAGAGGGACCGGCGGTCGAGGCCGTTCGTGCTGGTCGTGGTCGGCACCGACGTGCACCGCTTCGACCGGCTGGTCGGCTGGCTGGAACGCTGGCACGCCGCCCGGCCCGAGGTCCGGCTGGTCCTCCAGTACGGGCACAGCCGCACCCCGGCCCTGCCCGAGGCCACCCCGTTCCTCGGCCACGAGGAACTCCAGCGGGCGATGGCGGAGTCCACGCTCGTGGTCAGCCACGGCGGCCCGGCCACCATCACCGAGGCCCGGCGCACCGGCCACCTGCCGATCGTGGTGCCCCGCGACCCGGCGCACGACGAGCACGTCGACAACCACCAGCAGTTGTTCTCCCGCCGCCTGGGCGCGGCCGGCATGGTGCGGCTGTGCGAGTCCGAGGCCGAGCTGGTCGCCGCGCTGGACGAGGGCCTGGCCGACCCGGAGCGGTTCGTGCTGGCCGCCGACCCGGGCCGCCCCGACCCGCGTGCCGAGGCGGTCGCCCGGGTCGGCGCGGTGATCGACGGCCTGGTGGCCAGCCGGGTACGGCAGCGGACCGTCGGGCGGCGCGGATGA
- a CDS encoding polysaccharide biosynthesis protein: protein MVSGSTEDSGQVLLVGSSGGHLAQLLALEPWYRDRRRAWVTFDTPDARSLLAGEDVVWAHHPTTRNVKNLVRNAFLALKVIRRRQVDAVVTTGAGVALPFVVAARMRKIPTVYIEVYDRIDSATLTARLCRPFLSAMLVQWEEQRRMYPEATVVGNLL from the coding sequence GTGGTGAGCGGGTCAACCGAGGACTCGGGGCAGGTACTGCTGGTGGGGTCCAGTGGCGGGCACCTGGCCCAGCTCCTGGCCCTGGAACCGTGGTACCGGGACCGGCGCCGCGCATGGGTAACCTTCGACACCCCGGACGCGCGCTCGCTGCTCGCCGGCGAGGACGTGGTCTGGGCGCACCACCCCACAACACGCAACGTCAAGAACCTGGTACGCAACGCGTTCCTCGCGCTGAAGGTCATCCGCCGGCGCCAGGTCGACGCGGTCGTCACCACCGGCGCCGGGGTCGCCCTGCCGTTCGTGGTGGCTGCCCGCATGCGCAAGATCCCGACGGTCTACATCGAGGTGTACGACCGGATCGACAGCGCGACGCTCACCGCCCGGCTCTGCCGGCCCTTCCTCTCCGCGATGCTCGTGCAGTGGGAGGAGCAGCGCCGGATGTACCCGGAGGCGACTGTCGTGGGGAACCTCCTCTGA
- a CDS encoding Wzz/FepE/Etk N-terminal domain-containing protein yields the protein MPSPHLAESDADGLALMAYLGWLRRRWWILLLAAVLGLGGGLALSQIQEARYTSTTSLLVRPLGSGAENNPNAKVNLDTEAQVVRSLVVAERAKALMKVDTGADQLVKSVTVKVPPNSQILQVAYEANSPEGAQSGSHAFAQAYLDLRKATAQKTLENETNALKQQIADLQKQLSAVAGRISAAPSNSPERERADAERQVITNQITGLYNRLNPLASAGSDPGEIISDARLPERPSSPNRTLNLASGMGAGLLLGIVLALVLDRLDTRIRRGRDISDRVGLPLLVELPSRAPSLAVLPATHRVSRELGRLRNVLLSAVPEAAQGGRGRQLLLCDASAGTAAGFVAANLAASYARTGQQVALITTKPDSAVGAITGVAEGRHSLASVLRRDVPPLKGLAPVPGLGQLRVLVPGDLDAEVELPVAGLLEILHELSARFDHVLIETAQPTFAVEAQALGRYVDAVIMVAEAGKTRSGEITAALQQFEQVNAPVIGAVLAPRLPDPPAGTTRPATSGGSSAPSAPAAPTNRPKPRPSPGPSAESTMVLPRMQSSRPAPAKPAAPAPQMPGKATPPGAPGKPVPLNGTGGTYRSRGDGDGRSYALDSGEDLG from the coding sequence ATGCCCTCACCCCATTTGGCCGAGAGCGACGCCGACGGTCTTGCCCTGATGGCCTACCTGGGCTGGCTGCGCCGCCGTTGGTGGATCCTGCTGCTCGCCGCGGTCCTCGGTCTGGGCGGAGGGCTGGCGCTGAGCCAGATCCAGGAGGCGCGCTACACCTCGACCACCTCGCTGCTGGTGCGCCCGCTCGGCTCGGGCGCGGAGAACAACCCCAACGCCAAGGTCAACCTGGACACCGAGGCACAGGTCGTCCGCTCCCTCGTGGTGGCCGAGCGGGCCAAGGCGCTGATGAAGGTCGACACCGGGGCCGACCAGCTCGTCAAGTCGGTGACCGTCAAGGTCCCGCCGAACAGCCAGATCCTCCAGGTGGCGTACGAGGCGAACAGCCCCGAGGGCGCCCAGTCGGGCTCGCACGCGTTCGCCCAGGCATACCTGGACCTGCGCAAGGCCACCGCTCAGAAGACGCTGGAGAACGAGACCAACGCGCTCAAGCAGCAGATCGCCGACCTGCAGAAGCAGTTGAGCGCGGTCGCCGGGCGGATCTCGGCCGCGCCGTCCAACTCGCCCGAGCGGGAGCGGGCCGACGCCGAGCGCCAGGTCATCACCAACCAGATCACCGGCCTGTACAACCGGCTCAACCCGCTGGCCTCGGCCGGCTCCGACCCCGGCGAGATCATTTCCGACGCCCGGCTGCCGGAGCGGCCCAGCTCGCCGAACCGCACGCTGAACCTCGCCAGCGGCATGGGCGCGGGCCTGCTGCTCGGCATCGTGCTGGCGCTGGTGCTGGACCGGCTCGACACCCGGATCCGGCGTGGACGCGACATCTCCGACCGGGTCGGCCTGCCGCTGCTCGTGGAACTGCCGTCGCGCGCGCCGTCGCTCGCAGTCCTGCCGGCCACCCACCGGGTCTCCCGCGAGCTGGGCCGGCTGCGCAACGTGCTGCTCTCCGCGGTGCCCGAAGCGGCACAGGGCGGGCGCGGGCGCCAACTGCTGCTCTGTGACGCCTCGGCCGGCACGGCCGCCGGGTTCGTCGCCGCCAACCTCGCCGCCTCGTACGCCCGTACCGGCCAGCAGGTCGCGCTGATCACCACGAAGCCCGACTCGGCGGTGGGCGCCATCACCGGCGTCGCCGAGGGGCGGCACAGCCTCGCCTCGGTGCTGCGCCGCGACGTGCCCCCGCTCAAGGGGCTCGCGCCGGTGCCGGGGCTGGGCCAGCTCCGGGTGCTGGTGCCGGGCGACCTGGACGCCGAGGTCGAGCTGCCGGTCGCCGGGCTGCTGGAGATCCTGCACGAGCTGTCCGCGCGCTTCGACCACGTGCTGATCGAGACCGCGCAACCCACGTTCGCCGTGGAGGCCCAGGCCCTGGGCCGGTACGTCGACGCGGTGATCATGGTGGCCGAGGCGGGCAAGACCCGCAGCGGCGAGATCACCGCCGCCCTCCAGCAGTTCGAGCAGGTGAACGCGCCGGTGATCGGCGCCGTGCTGGCTCCGCGCCTGCCCGACCCGCCCGCCGGCACCACCCGCCCGGCGACGTCCGGCGGGTCGAGCGCGCCGAGCGCGCCGGCGGCCCCGACCAACCGGCCCAAGCCCCGGCCCAGCCCCGGCCCGTCCGCCGAGTCGACCATGGTGCTGCCGCGCATGCAGTCGTCCCGTCCCGCCCCGGCGAAGCCGGCCGCTCCGGCGCCGCAGATGCCCGGCAAGGCCACCCCGCCCGGTGCCCCGGGCAAGCCGGTGCCGCTCAACGGCACCGGCGGCACCTACCGCTCCCGGGGTGACGGCGACGGCCGCAGCTACGCCCTCGACTCCGGCGAGGACCTGGGGTGA
- a CDS encoding DUF3048 domain-containing protein produces MNRRQMLRAAIAPAVVLGVGTGCSEPEPKPGKVQVVDPGDVTASPPAASASPTLPKGPLTGAPVSTPAAATRQAVAVPLRVSPATTPAGLDAADLVYAEFAEADTLHLTAVFHSKDATKIGPVTEIRPVDIRSLTVLRPFVGYNGGPTGFLTQFENSDLDGVTPDDDSKVFSGGYTSTAALLKAAPKGGQPPTPPLDHATDGEALAARDLAPATELTVSVAGGPPMVWRYDQAKSVWAGKIGKVTVTAASVIVLTMEYRTLDVRNPSPRSLPSANVFGEGAVLAVSGPNSAKGRWRKPGLPLVCTLADTGGDLLHPQPGNAWVIYAPTTAKVSVK; encoded by the coding sequence GTGAACCGCCGGCAGATGCTCCGCGCCGCCATCGCCCCCGCCGTCGTCCTCGGCGTCGGGACCGGGTGCAGCGAGCCCGAGCCCAAGCCGGGCAAGGTCCAGGTGGTGGACCCGGGCGACGTCACCGCCTCGCCGCCCGCGGCCAGCGCCTCGCCGACCCTGCCCAAGGGCCCGCTGACCGGCGCTCCGGTCAGCACCCCGGCCGCGGCGACCCGCCAGGCGGTCGCGGTGCCGCTGCGGGTGAGCCCCGCGACCACACCGGCCGGCCTCGACGCCGCCGACCTGGTCTACGCCGAGTTCGCCGAGGCGGACACGCTGCACCTGACCGCGGTGTTCCACTCCAAGGACGCCACGAAGATCGGCCCGGTCACCGAGATCCGGCCGGTCGACATCCGGTCACTCACCGTGCTGCGCCCGTTCGTCGGCTACAACGGCGGCCCCACCGGCTTCCTCACCCAGTTCGAGAACTCCGACCTCGACGGCGTCACTCCCGACGACGACAGCAAGGTGTTCTCCGGCGGCTACACGTCGACCGCAGCGCTGCTCAAGGCTGCCCCGAAGGGGGGCCAGCCGCCCACCCCGCCGCTCGACCACGCGACCGACGGCGAGGCGCTCGCCGCCCGCGACCTCGCCCCCGCCACCGAACTCACCGTCTCCGTCGCCGGCGGTCCGCCGATGGTCTGGCGGTACGACCAGGCGAAGTCCGTCTGGGCCGGCAAGATCGGCAAGGTCACCGTGACCGCCGCCTCCGTCATCGTGCTGACGATGGAGTACCGCACGCTCGACGTACGCAACCCGTCCCCGCGCTCGTTGCCCTCGGCGAACGTCTTCGGTGAGGGCGCGGTACTCGCCGTGTCCGGGCCGAACAGCGCCAAGGGCCGGTGGCGCAAGCCCGGCCTGCCCCTGGTCTGCACGCTCGCCGACACCGGCGGCGACCTCCTGCATCCGCAGCCCGGCAACGCCTGGGTGATCTACGCGCCGACCACCGCCAAGGTCTCCGTGAAATGA
- a CDS encoding O-antigen ligase family protein, with amino-acid sequence MSTATPPRTARGSVPLAAVSPPGGNRLRPVRVRPEGWSWRLPTAWPLIAVFLLYPLWWVLGVSSFVFVIFAVPMVAQMRKRGPIRVPPGFGIWMILLLWVFLSVLTLDLTAPNTLPPGGSGKYIGWGIRLANYVAMTVTMLYVYNLRERELSQRRMVRLFGFMGVIVVLGGWIGSLFPNLKFVAPLRFVLPQSIAGHPYVTSLMEIKFAQVQQVIEGEASSPRPSAPFTYTNSWGQNTAILLVWLIVGWVVLGRPLRRTAGVAIALAAIFPIVYSLNRGLWIGIGIAAAYVALRLALRGRMVVLGGLALAVGLIGVLIVATPLGRTFDERLQNGHSDDIRTTLSQGAVRAANQSPILGYGGNRALIGSNRSIAIGKSEDCKQCGNRELGSNGQVWALLVGQGWIGAICYNAFFIYCIWRYRRDHSAIGIAGTLVLILMLFFQFTYGAMEATLAYALITVALLARNDRIRRSLAPAPPQGTIAGLRARLETTGDR; translated from the coding sequence ATGAGCACCGCCACCCCGCCCCGTACCGCGCGCGGGTCGGTTCCGCTCGCCGCGGTGTCACCGCCCGGCGGGAACCGCCTCCGCCCGGTGCGGGTACGGCCGGAGGGCTGGTCGTGGCGGCTGCCGACGGCGTGGCCGCTGATCGCAGTCTTCCTGCTGTACCCGCTGTGGTGGGTGCTCGGGGTGTCGAGCTTCGTGTTCGTCATCTTCGCGGTGCCGATGGTGGCGCAGATGCGCAAGCGCGGGCCGATCCGGGTGCCGCCCGGCTTCGGGATCTGGATGATCCTGCTGCTCTGGGTGTTCCTGTCCGTGCTCACCCTCGACCTCACCGCGCCGAACACGCTGCCGCCCGGCGGCAGCGGCAAGTACATCGGCTGGGGCATCCGGCTCGCCAACTACGTCGCGATGACCGTGACCATGCTCTACGTCTACAACCTGCGCGAGCGGGAGCTGTCCCAGCGCCGGATGGTGCGGCTGTTCGGGTTCATGGGCGTGATCGTGGTGCTGGGCGGCTGGATCGGCTCACTCTTCCCGAACCTCAAGTTCGTCGCGCCGCTGCGCTTCGTCCTGCCGCAGTCGATCGCCGGCCACCCGTACGTCACCTCGCTCATGGAAATCAAGTTCGCCCAGGTGCAGCAGGTGATCGAGGGGGAGGCAAGCTCGCCCCGCCCGTCCGCGCCGTTCACCTACACGAACTCGTGGGGCCAGAACACCGCGATCCTGCTGGTCTGGCTGATCGTCGGCTGGGTGGTGCTGGGCAGGCCGCTGCGCCGTACCGCCGGCGTGGCGATCGCGCTGGCGGCGATCTTCCCGATCGTCTACTCCCTCAACCGCGGCCTCTGGATCGGCATCGGCATCGCCGCCGCGTACGTGGCGCTGCGGCTCGCGCTGCGCGGCCGGATGGTGGTGCTCGGCGGGCTCGCCCTGGCGGTCGGGCTGATCGGCGTGCTGATCGTCGCCACCCCGCTCGGCCGCACCTTCGACGAACGCCTGCAGAACGGGCACAGCGACGACATCCGCACCACCCTGTCGCAGGGCGCGGTCCGGGCGGCCAACCAGTCGCCGATCCTCGGCTACGGCGGCAACCGGGCGCTGATCGGCAGCAACCGGTCGATCGCCATCGGCAAGTCCGAGGACTGCAAGCAGTGCGGCAACCGGGAGCTGGGCAGCAACGGCCAGGTCTGGGCGCTGCTCGTCGGGCAGGGCTGGATCGGCGCGATCTGCTACAACGCCTTCTTCATCTACTGCATCTGGCGCTACCGGCGCGACCACAGCGCCATCGGGATCGCCGGCACGCTCGTGCTCATCCTCATGCTCTTCTTCCAGTTCACCTACGGTGCGATGGAAGCAACACTCGCCTACGCCCTGATCACTGTCGCCCTGCTGGCCCGCAACGACCGGATCCGCCGGTCGCTCGCGCCCGCGCCACCGCAGGGCACGATCGCCGGGCTCCGGGCCCGACTGGAAACGACCGGTGACCGCTGA
- a CDS encoding sulfotransferase family protein, with amino-acid sequence MTVAREQALRAVKSVSRTVGRLTAGSRMVPGFLIVGAQRCGTTSLFKTLSQHPGVLPPAYHKGVHYFDMDYHRGMNWYLGHFPTTAKAEAVKAQIGARGITGESSPYYMFHPLAGQRIAKDLPSVKLLVLLRDPVERAYSAHSHELARGYETESDFERALALEEQRTAGERERMIRSAAYGSEHLQHNAYLARGRYIEQLERLEALVGRERMHVIDSDDFFADPRPSFDAVCDFLGLPRWADIAFGKHNSRSRSPMSAELRARLEDHFAPYDERLAAWWGRVPSWRR; translated from the coding sequence GTGACGGTGGCCAGGGAGCAGGCGCTCCGCGCGGTGAAGTCGGTGAGTCGGACGGTCGGTCGCTTGACCGCCGGCTCGCGGATGGTGCCGGGATTCCTGATCGTGGGGGCGCAGCGCTGCGGCACCACCTCGCTGTTCAAGACGCTTTCGCAGCACCCCGGCGTGCTGCCGCCCGCGTACCACAAGGGCGTGCACTACTTCGACATGGACTACCACCGGGGGATGAACTGGTACCTCGGGCACTTCCCCACCACGGCCAAGGCCGAAGCGGTGAAGGCCCAGATCGGGGCACGCGGGATCACCGGCGAGTCCAGCCCGTACTACATGTTCCACCCGCTGGCCGGGCAGCGGATCGCCAAGGACCTGCCCTCGGTGAAGCTGCTGGTGCTGCTGCGTGACCCGGTGGAGCGCGCCTACTCGGCGCACTCGCACGAGCTGGCCCGCGGCTACGAGACCGAGTCGGACTTCGAGCGGGCGCTGGCCCTGGAGGAGCAGCGGACCGCGGGCGAGCGGGAGCGGATGATCCGCTCGGCCGCGTACGGGAGCGAGCACCTGCAGCACAACGCGTACCTGGCCCGGGGCCGCTACATCGAGCAGCTGGAGCGGCTGGAGGCGCTCGTCGGCCGGGAGCGGATGCACGTCATCGACAGCGACGACTTCTTCGCCGACCCGCGCCCGTCCTTCGACGCGGTCTGCGACTTCCTCGGGCTGCCCCGCTGGGCGGACATCGCGTTCGGCAAGCACAACTCGCGGTCCCGTTCGCCCATGTCGGCGGAGCTGCGGGCCCGGCTGGAGGACCACTTCGCCCCGTACGACGAGCGGCTGGCGGCGTGGTGGGGACGCGTGCCGTCGTGGCGGCGGTGA